A window of Castanea sativa cultivar Marrone di Chiusa Pesio chromosome 1, ASM4071231v1 contains these coding sequences:
- the LOC142622513 gene encoding NAC domain-containing protein 71-like produces the protein MGDPIPSTQKLKPTTSFSLPPGCRFHPSQHELVSFYLANKNRDPDPNPDENFSNGYDLIGELNLFDYDPFELPDDTCFSYGFGGRKRHWYCYCCSSSGRIRSRRKTKNGYWKRNGKVRDVVGPCGRVQVGSRKSFVFYLGNSPETAFRTSWVLYEYALLDHPKASFVVCRVFSKSRAGNSISDNGLSSCAEESISAVRHIGTQHDGYLTSDTVEAKIQGDNSVDGNNEIPRYPKQLGSKLEDQIMTGPVSVASLPFPSVMQPRELVSSTGLPGSGSMFVEGLTDQQLSSILEEGFIELNDLMD, from the exons ATGGGAGATCCAATTCCTAGTACTCAGAAACTGAAACCCACGACGTCGTTTTCACTCCCACCAGGTTGTCGATTCCACCCATCTCAACACGAACTCGTCTCTTTCTACCTCGCGAACAAAAACCGTGACCCGGACCCGAACCCGGATGAGAATTTTTCCAACGGCTACGATTTGATCGGGGAGCTGAACCTTTTCGATTACGACCCATTTGAGTTACCGGACGATACGTGCTTTTCGTACGGTTTCGGAGGAAGGAAAAGGCACTGGTACTGTTACTGTTGCTCGAGTAGCGGTAGAATTAGGAGCAGAAGGAAAACGAAGAATGGGTATTGGAAGAGAAACGGAAAGGTGAGAGACGTGGTGGGACCATGTGGGAGGGTCCAGGTGGGGTCCAGAAAGAGCTTCGTTTTCTATTTGGGGAATTCACCTGAGACTGCGTTCAGGACCAGTTGGGTTTTGTATGAGTATGCTCTTCTTGATCATcctaag GCTTCTTTTGTTGTGTGTCGAGTATTCTCTAAATCTCGTGCTGGAAATAGCATATCAGACAATGGGTTAAGTTCTTGTGCTGAAGAGAGTATTTCGGCAGTGCGTCACATTGGCACTCAGCATGATGGGTACTTAACATCTGATACTGTTGAAGCTAAAATTCAAGGTGATAACTCTGTTGATGGAAATAATGAGATACCAAGATATCCAAAGCAGTTGGGTAGTAAGTTAGAGGATCAGATCATGACTGGGCCTGTTTCTGTTGCCAGTCTTCCATTTCCTTCGGTCATGCAGCCAAGGGAGCTG GTGAGCTCAACTGGGCTTCCTGGAAGTGGTTCGATGTTTGTTGAAGGTTTGACTGACCAGCAATTATCTTCCATTTTAGAGGAAGGTTTCATTGAGTTGAATGATCTCATGGACTGA
- the LOC142612053 gene encoding putative E3 ubiquitin-protein ligase RHG1A isoform X1, which yields MQGQRGRIGSLTETLEFDHGSTSSNAAIEQQICWNNMRNPAANLIPDCILSPGDMNITYLNSMNHERPMSSGWSLGEPSSGNAQSEVSHEERKAELGWPSSGSGCAGAGSRLEERSCEPTHIFENVNMNPLFLQSSNSDVHTQNLNLNTGFVGNGDDNSQVLECPNMHKSSGSENQWIPPPSGSDNHVLHSRSGGFLVEQNDGRPGCSMEGRRVSCKRKALDGTVGQSSVSGSPSYFQRAENSAWSAVPARFNGSSSLGVSAPSEPVNPRLRLGARDIAPDSIPDLRVAGSSQRNSRARITPPNQQDSIAPTLFPTESAVRHSSISSSQLPPRLLPVDYSLDLRSAPAADNMIPHSQPVFIHVPALPRNVQAFRWNGGSSSGIGSSSSSVVSGDRDAGPREEMGSRSLSRNLLENPMFVPATEVRNFVRNPANRSSAGVNLSIPGNIASTSRTGGPSSGVHPLSAPTLVPQQNPPQFPRRLSDYVRRSLSSSAGSESGGNSSNYSLLRSGPPVSSQEMVFSSGPGSQGHHQSHPRSALWMERHGEAGLGIPYLLRGSAAAGEGSGRLVSEQIRNVLGLMRRGENLRFEDVMILDQSVFFGVADIHDRHRDMRLDVDNMSYEELLALEERIGNVSTGLSEETILNHLRQRKYSIAIGSPLEREPCCVCQEEYNDGDNLGTLECGHDFHADCIKQWLTHKNLCPICKTTALAKRDDH from the exons ATGCAAGGGCAGAGGGGTAGAATTGGTTCCTTGACTGAGACTTTGGAATTTGACCATGGATCTACATCGAGTAATGCTGCTATAGAGCAGCAGATTTGCTGGAATAATATGCGAAATCCTGCAGCAAATCTAATACCAGATTGTATTCTATCACCCGGTGATATGAACATCACATATTTGAATTCTATGAACCATGAACGGCCGATGTCTAGCGGATGGAGCTTAGGTGAACCTAGTTCTGGCAATGCCCAGAGTGAGGTCAGTCATGAAGAGCGGAAAGCAGAACTTGGATGGCCTTCTTCTGGAAGTGGTTGTGCTGGGGCTGGTTCAAGGTTAGAAGAACGTAGCTGTGAACCAACTCATATATTTGAAAATGTCAATATGAACCCACTGTTTTTGCAAAGTTCCAATTCTGATGTGCATACCCAGAATCTCAACCTAAACACAGGTTTTGTGGGTAATGGTGATGATAATAGTCAAGTCTTGGAATGTCCTAATATGCACAAGTCTAGTGGATCAGAAAATCAGTGGATCCCACCTCCTAGTGGTTCTGATAATCATGTACTCCATTCCAGAAGTGGTGGATTTCTAGTGGAACAGAATGATGGCAGACCAGGTTGTTCAATGGAGGGTCGCCGTGTGTCCTGTAAAAGAAAAGCTCTTGATGGAACTGTTGGACAGTCTTCTGTATCTGGAAGTCCTAGCTACTTTCAGAGGGCAGAAAATAGTGCATGGTCTGCTGTTCCTGCTCGTTTTAATGGGAGTAGCAGTTTAGGTGTATCTGCTCCATCAGAACCGGTGAACCCAAGACTCAGGCTAGGTGCAAGAGACATTGCTCCTGACAGCATTCCTGATTTAAGAGTGGCAGGAAGCTCCCAAAGAAATTCCCGTGCAAGGATAACTCCTCCCAATCAACAAGATTCTATTGCCCCTACTTTATTCCCAACAGAGAGTGCTGTTAGGCATTCTAGTATTTCATCTTCCCAGCTGCCACCGAGGCTTCTTCCGGTTGATTATTCTTTGGACTTGAGGTCAGCACCTGCTGCAGATAATATGATTCCTCACAGTCAGCCAGTTTTTATCCATGTTCCTGCATTGCCACGAAATGTTCAAGCATTTAGGTGGAATGGAGGATCTAGCTCAGGAATTGGCAGTTCATCAAGCTCTGTTGTTTCTGGAGACCGAGATGCTGGACCTCGTGAAGAAATGGGCTCAAGAAGCTTGTCAAGAAACCTTTTAGAAAATCCTATGTTTGTGCCTGCTACTGAAGTCAGAAATTTTGTTAGAAATCCAGCAAATAGAAGTTCAGCTGGTGTAAATTTAAGTATTCCAGGAAATATTGCTTCTACTTCTCGGACTGGTGGCCCCAGTTCAGGTGTCCATCCATTGTCTGCTCCTACCCTAGTTCCTCAACAGAATCCTCCACAATTTCCTCGAAGATTGTCTGATTATGTCCGCCGATCATTGTCTTCTTCTGCTGGGTCTGAGTCTGGAGGCAACAGCAGTAATTATTCTCTGTTGCGTTCAGGCCCTCCTGTTTCCTCACAAGAAATGGTTTTTTCATCTGGACCTGGCAGTCAGGGTCATCATCAGTCACACCCAAGGTCAGCATTGTGGATGGAGAGACATGGCGAAGCTGGACTTGGAATCCCCTATTTATTACGAGGTTCAGCTGCTGCCGGTGAAGGAAGTGGCAGGCTTGTATCTGAG CAGATTCGCAATGTCTTGGGTCTCATGCGTAGGGGTGAGAACTTGCGATTTGAG GATGTCATGATACTAGACCAGTCAGTGTTTTTTGGGGTGGCGGATATTCATGATCGACATAGGGATATGCGGCTGGATGTTGATAACATGTCTTATGAg GAGTTATTGGCTCTGGAAGAGCGCATTGGAAATGTTAGCACGGGATTGAGTGAAGAAACAATATTAAATCATTTGAGACAGCGAAAGTATTCTATTGCAATAGGGTCTCCACTTGAGAGAGAACCCTGCTGTGTCTGTCAG GAGGAATACAATGATGGAGATAATCTTGGGACACTGGAATGTGGGCATGATTTTCATGCCGACTGTATAAAACAATGGCTGACGCACAAGAATTTGTGCCCCATATGTAAAACAACAGCGCTGGCGAAGAGAGATGACCATTAA
- the LOC142612053 gene encoding putative E3 ubiquitin-protein ligase RHG1A isoform X2, giving the protein MQGQRGRIGSLTETLEFDHGSTSSNAAIEQQICWNNMRNPAANLIPDCILSPGDMNITYLNSMNHERPMSSGWSLGEPSSGNAQSEVSHEERKAELGWPSSGSGCAGAGSRLEERSCEPTHIFENVNMNPLFLQSSNSDVHTQNLNLNTGFVGNGDDNSQVLECPNMHKSSGSENQWIPPPSGSDNHVLHSRSGGFLVEQNDGRPGCSMEGRRVSCKRKALDGTVGQSSVSGSPSYFQRAENSAWSAVPARFNGSSSLGVSAPSEPVNPRLRLGARDIAPDSIPDLRVAGSSQRNSRARITPPNQQDSIAPTLFPTESAVRHSSISSSQLPPRLLPVDYSLDLRSAPAADNMIPHSQPVFIHVPALPRNVQAFRWNGGSSSGIGSSSSSVVSGDRDAGPREEMGSRSLSRNLLENPMFVPATEVRNFVRNPANRSSAGVNLSIPGNIASTSRTGGPSSGVHPLSAPTLVPQQNPPQFPRRLSDYVRRSLSSSAGSESGGNSSNYSLLRSGPPVSSQEMVFSSGPGSQGHHQSHPRSALWMERHGEAGLGIPYLLRGSAAAGEGSGRLVSEIRNVLGLMRRGENLRFEDVMILDQSVFFGVADIHDRHRDMRLDVDNMSYEELLALEERIGNVSTGLSEETILNHLRQRKYSIAIGSPLEREPCCVCQEEYNDGDNLGTLECGHDFHADCIKQWLTHKNLCPICKTTALAKRDDH; this is encoded by the exons ATGCAAGGGCAGAGGGGTAGAATTGGTTCCTTGACTGAGACTTTGGAATTTGACCATGGATCTACATCGAGTAATGCTGCTATAGAGCAGCAGATTTGCTGGAATAATATGCGAAATCCTGCAGCAAATCTAATACCAGATTGTATTCTATCACCCGGTGATATGAACATCACATATTTGAATTCTATGAACCATGAACGGCCGATGTCTAGCGGATGGAGCTTAGGTGAACCTAGTTCTGGCAATGCCCAGAGTGAGGTCAGTCATGAAGAGCGGAAAGCAGAACTTGGATGGCCTTCTTCTGGAAGTGGTTGTGCTGGGGCTGGTTCAAGGTTAGAAGAACGTAGCTGTGAACCAACTCATATATTTGAAAATGTCAATATGAACCCACTGTTTTTGCAAAGTTCCAATTCTGATGTGCATACCCAGAATCTCAACCTAAACACAGGTTTTGTGGGTAATGGTGATGATAATAGTCAAGTCTTGGAATGTCCTAATATGCACAAGTCTAGTGGATCAGAAAATCAGTGGATCCCACCTCCTAGTGGTTCTGATAATCATGTACTCCATTCCAGAAGTGGTGGATTTCTAGTGGAACAGAATGATGGCAGACCAGGTTGTTCAATGGAGGGTCGCCGTGTGTCCTGTAAAAGAAAAGCTCTTGATGGAACTGTTGGACAGTCTTCTGTATCTGGAAGTCCTAGCTACTTTCAGAGGGCAGAAAATAGTGCATGGTCTGCTGTTCCTGCTCGTTTTAATGGGAGTAGCAGTTTAGGTGTATCTGCTCCATCAGAACCGGTGAACCCAAGACTCAGGCTAGGTGCAAGAGACATTGCTCCTGACAGCATTCCTGATTTAAGAGTGGCAGGAAGCTCCCAAAGAAATTCCCGTGCAAGGATAACTCCTCCCAATCAACAAGATTCTATTGCCCCTACTTTATTCCCAACAGAGAGTGCTGTTAGGCATTCTAGTATTTCATCTTCCCAGCTGCCACCGAGGCTTCTTCCGGTTGATTATTCTTTGGACTTGAGGTCAGCACCTGCTGCAGATAATATGATTCCTCACAGTCAGCCAGTTTTTATCCATGTTCCTGCATTGCCACGAAATGTTCAAGCATTTAGGTGGAATGGAGGATCTAGCTCAGGAATTGGCAGTTCATCAAGCTCTGTTGTTTCTGGAGACCGAGATGCTGGACCTCGTGAAGAAATGGGCTCAAGAAGCTTGTCAAGAAACCTTTTAGAAAATCCTATGTTTGTGCCTGCTACTGAAGTCAGAAATTTTGTTAGAAATCCAGCAAATAGAAGTTCAGCTGGTGTAAATTTAAGTATTCCAGGAAATATTGCTTCTACTTCTCGGACTGGTGGCCCCAGTTCAGGTGTCCATCCATTGTCTGCTCCTACCCTAGTTCCTCAACAGAATCCTCCACAATTTCCTCGAAGATTGTCTGATTATGTCCGCCGATCATTGTCTTCTTCTGCTGGGTCTGAGTCTGGAGGCAACAGCAGTAATTATTCTCTGTTGCGTTCAGGCCCTCCTGTTTCCTCACAAGAAATGGTTTTTTCATCTGGACCTGGCAGTCAGGGTCATCATCAGTCACACCCAAGGTCAGCATTGTGGATGGAGAGACATGGCGAAGCTGGACTTGGAATCCCCTATTTATTACGAGGTTCAGCTGCTGCCGGTGAAGGAAGTGGCAGGCTTGTATCTGAG ATTCGCAATGTCTTGGGTCTCATGCGTAGGGGTGAGAACTTGCGATTTGAG GATGTCATGATACTAGACCAGTCAGTGTTTTTTGGGGTGGCGGATATTCATGATCGACATAGGGATATGCGGCTGGATGTTGATAACATGTCTTATGAg GAGTTATTGGCTCTGGAAGAGCGCATTGGAAATGTTAGCACGGGATTGAGTGAAGAAACAATATTAAATCATTTGAGACAGCGAAAGTATTCTATTGCAATAGGGTCTCCACTTGAGAGAGAACCCTGCTGTGTCTGTCAG GAGGAATACAATGATGGAGATAATCTTGGGACACTGGAATGTGGGCATGATTTTCATGCCGACTGTATAAAACAATGGCTGACGCACAAGAATTTGTGCCCCATATGTAAAACAACAGCGCTGGCGAAGAGAGATGACCATTAA